In Streptomyces sp. HUAS ZL42, the DNA window CGATCCACAGGCGCTGCGGGTAGGGCTCACCCGGCCAGCCGGCGTCGGTGAAGCAGCGGTTGAAGTCCCACTTCACGTAGTCGATCGGAGCGCTGGAGAGGAGCGCGTCGAGCTGCTCCCAGAGGTATTCCCGGACGTCCTCGCGCGCCAGGTTCAATACGAGCTGATTGCGGAATTCCGTCCGCTTTCGTCCCGGTTGGAACTGCACCCAGTCCGGGTGCGCCCGGTACAGCTCGCTGTCCGGGTTGACCATCTCGGGCTCCACCCAGATACCGAACCGCATCCCGAGCGCGTGCACATGGTCGGCGAGCGGCTTCAGACCCCTGGGAAAACGGTCCCGGTTCGGGGTCCAGTCGCCGAGCCCGGCACGGTCGCTGGTGCGCGCGCCGAACCAGCCGTCGTCCACCACGAACAGCTCCACGCCGATCGCCGCGGCCCGCCGGGCGAGCGCTCCCTGCTGCTCCTCGGAGATGTCGAACTCGGTGGCCTCCCAGGAGTTGAACAGCACCGGCCGGTCCTGCTCGGCGTCCGGGACGACATACGTCCGCTGGTAGGCGTGCCAGGCGCGGCTCGCGCCGCCGAAGCCACCGTCGCTCCACAGGCCGGCGAAGACCGGTGTGGTGAAGGACTCGCCCGCCGCGAGCCGGAGCAGACCGGAGTCGTCGTACCCGGCGCCACCGGTGATCTGCACGCGCGCGTCCGGGAGTTGGGCCACCGCGATCCGCCAGGAACCCGACCAGCCCAGCGCGCAGCCGTAGACCTCCCCGCGCTCCTCGGTCGCGTCGGAGTCGAGGGCGACCCAGGGCAGGTGCTGGTGCCCGGTGTGCCCGCGGCGGCTGCCGATGATCTTCTCGCCGTAGGTGAGGTCGGAGCGCACGAGCCGGGACTCGGCCGCCCAGCGGCCGTGCAGCTGGGACAGCCGCCAGCCGTCCCGGTCGGGCAGGGTCCAGGTGGCGGAGTCCGCGCGCAGCAGCTCCAGGGGAGCGGAGCCGTGGTTGTCCAGCGTCACCCAGCGCTCCACCACGTCGTCGCGCATGCGGTAGTGCAGGGTGACGGCGAGCCCCGCGTCGCGGAAGCGCAGCCGCAGCTCGTCGCCCTCGCTGTCGTACGCCTCGAAGCGCCACTCGGTCCCGCGCCGCTCGTCCGTGCGCACGGACAGGGCGGGCCGCACGAAGCGGGGGCCGCCCTCCACCGGGTACTCCTCCCGTCCGTCGAGCGGCGACTCGAAGGGCCGGTAGTCCGGCAGCGGGCGGGCGGCCAGGGCCTCGGCGTCGGGGAGCGCGATTCTGGGGCCCCAGTGCAGGTGCAGCAGTGTGTCGTCCTCGGCGAGATGGACGGCGTAGCTGCTCGTGGGTCCCGAGAGAACCCACGTACGGCTGTTTTCCGCGATCTCCAGCATCAGGCCTCACATATTTCAACAGGTCCGATCAAGCCCCGACATCATCAATGGCGCCGGGCCTCCGCTGCAACGTCTGTGGTCAACCCGTGAGATCCCGACGGGCCCCTGTGGACAACCCGTTGCCTCAGGAAGCCATGTCGTATCGTCGAGAGGCACCCCGTCGGCCACCCGACGAGCCGCGCCGCCGGGGGACGACCGGGAGGAGCCCCCGTGACGCAGCAGATCCCGTCGACCGAACCCGAGCTGGCCGGAGTCCGCAATTTCCGCGACGTGGGCGGACTCCCGACCGAGGACGGACGGCGGGTGCGGTACGGAGTGCTGTTCCGCAGTGGTCACCTCGCGCACGCGACCGACGAGGACGCCGCCTTCCTCTCCTCCCTGGGCCTGCACACGATCTTCGACTTCCGCAATGCGGCGGACCAGAAGCTGGAGGGGCCCGACGTCGAACTGCCGGGCGTGCGGAATGTGAACCTGCCGCTGTCCGACCCTGCGGACGGCTCCGAGTTCTGGAAGATGGTCCGCGACGGCGACATCGACCAGCTGCGCGAGATCCTCGCCGACGGCAAGGCCGCCGACCGGATGATCACCTCTTACCGCAGGATCATCA includes these proteins:
- a CDS encoding alpha-galactosidase, whose amino-acid sequence is MLEIAENSRTWVLSGPTSSYAVHLAEDDTLLHLHWGPRIALPDAEALAARPLPDYRPFESPLDGREEYPVEGGPRFVRPALSVRTDERRGTEWRFEAYDSEGDELRLRFRDAGLAVTLHYRMRDDVVERWVTLDNHGSAPLELLRADSATWTLPDRDGWRLSQLHGRWAAESRLVRSDLTYGEKIIGSRRGHTGHQHLPWVALDSDATEERGEVYGCALGWSGSWRIAVAQLPDARVQITGGAGYDDSGLLRLAAGESFTTPVFAGLWSDGGFGGASRAWHAYQRTYVVPDAEQDRPVLFNSWEATEFDISEEQQGALARRAAAIGVELFVVDDGWFGARTSDRAGLGDWTPNRDRFPRGLKPLADHVHALGMRFGIWVEPEMVNPDSELYRAHPDWVQFQPGRKRTEFRNQLVLNLAREDVREYLWEQLDALLSSAPIDYVKWDFNRCFTDAGWPGEPYPQRLWIDHVRALYALLDRLRAAHPGVAFESCSGGGGRIDLGVMSRTDQVWTSDNTDPLDRLAIQHGFSQIHPARVMAAWVTDSPNTQLNGRVSSLRFRFVSAMAGVLGVGGDLARWTEEELAEAREWVELYKEIRPLVQRGDLHRLRAPRGGLSAVQYVRGDEAVVLAWLQAQSYGEPVPALRLRGLDPTASYECRETGEVHRGAVLLHHGLRTGLRGDLDATVLRLRRI